In one Dermacentor variabilis isolate Ectoservices chromosome 4, ASM5094787v1, whole genome shotgun sequence genomic region, the following are encoded:
- the LOC142579374 gene encoding alpha-tocopherol transfer protein-like isoform X1, whose translation MTTDAAADTALPDLENVARSELGETAETRERCLSQLRQLIDADTSLLWPTDEKFLVKYLRCRKYNVELAFNAMRKYFRVRQNSPEFFKALTPYTASYENVILDNHLIMISKHRDPMGRAVAMMKLGAWNTSICPVTDLVRAALVMAEWTLLNEETQIRGVVGVFDLKGLSISHLAHFTPFLLGKLAHIVQDCYPARLKAVYVTNNSPIFELLFAAVKPFLKSKLLRRFRFLGCDPSTFHGLLPPDCIPAEFGGTHEDFDYSSQHMDVASTSDYFEYVNRFGYGK comes from the exons ATGACAACCGATGCGGCTGCTGATACGGCGCTGCCGGACCTCGAGAATGTCGCCCGAAGCGAGCTGGGGGAGACGGCGGAAACCAGAGAACGATGCCTGTCACAGCTGCGACAGCTTATTGACG CCGACACTTCCTTACTCTGGCCAACGGACGAGAAGTTCTTGGTTAAATATCTTCGGTGCCGGAAGTACAACGTGGAACTTGCCTTCAATGCCATGCGGAAGTATTTCCGAGTGAGGCAGAACTCGCCGGAATTTTTCAAGGCCCTCACGCCGTACACAGCAAGCTACGAAAATGTCATACTAGACAACCACCTCATCATGATCTCCAAGCACAGGGATCCCATGGGAAGGGCTGTGGCGATGATGAAACTCG GGGCCTGGAACACTAGCATTTGTCCAGTCACCGATCTGGTCAGGGCGGCTCTCGTTATGGCGGAGTGGACGTTGCTGAACGAAGAGACTCAGATACGGGGTGTCGTGGGCGTGTTTGACCTCAAGGGCCTGAGCATATCGCACCTCGCCCACTTCACTCCATTCTTACTCGGGAAGTTGGCACATATTGTACAG GATTGTTATCCGGCACGCCTCAAAGCCGTTTACGTCACCAATAATTCTCCTATTTTCGAACTTCTGTTCGCTGCTGTCAAGCCTTTCCTGAAATCCAAGCTCTTGCGGCGG TTCCGGTTTCTAGGCTGCGACCCAAGTACATTCCACGGCCTGCTCCCACCTGACTGCATACCGGCAGAGTTTGGCGGCACCCACGAGGACTTCGATTATTCGAGCCAGCACATGGACGTGGCGAGCACGAGCGACTACTTCGAATACGTCAACCGCTTCGGGTACGGGAAATAG
- the LOC142579374 gene encoding alpha-tocopherol transfer protein-like isoform X2 produces MTTDAAADTALPDLENVARSELGETAETRERCLSQLRQLIDADTSLLWPTDEKFLVKYLRCRKYNVELAFNAMRKYFRVRQNSPEFFKALTPYTASYENVILDNHLIMISKHRDPMGRAVAMMKLGAWNTSICPVTDLVRAALVMAEWTLLNEETQIRGVVGVFDLKGLSISHLAHFTPFLLGKLAHIVQFRFLGCDPSTFHGLLPPDCIPAEFGGTHEDFDYSSQHMDVASTSDYFEYVNRFGYGK; encoded by the exons ATGACAACCGATGCGGCTGCTGATACGGCGCTGCCGGACCTCGAGAATGTCGCCCGAAGCGAGCTGGGGGAGACGGCGGAAACCAGAGAACGATGCCTGTCACAGCTGCGACAGCTTATTGACG CCGACACTTCCTTACTCTGGCCAACGGACGAGAAGTTCTTGGTTAAATATCTTCGGTGCCGGAAGTACAACGTGGAACTTGCCTTCAATGCCATGCGGAAGTATTTCCGAGTGAGGCAGAACTCGCCGGAATTTTTCAAGGCCCTCACGCCGTACACAGCAAGCTACGAAAATGTCATACTAGACAACCACCTCATCATGATCTCCAAGCACAGGGATCCCATGGGAAGGGCTGTGGCGATGATGAAACTCG GGGCCTGGAACACTAGCATTTGTCCAGTCACCGATCTGGTCAGGGCGGCTCTCGTTATGGCGGAGTGGACGTTGCTGAACGAAGAGACTCAGATACGGGGTGTCGTGGGCGTGTTTGACCTCAAGGGCCTGAGCATATCGCACCTCGCCCACTTCACTCCATTCTTACTCGGGAAGTTGGCACATATTGTACAG TTCCGGTTTCTAGGCTGCGACCCAAGTACATTCCACGGCCTGCTCCCACCTGACTGCATACCGGCAGAGTTTGGCGGCACCCACGAGGACTTCGATTATTCGAGCCAGCACATGGACGTGGCGAGCACGAGCGACTACTTCGAATACGTCAACCGCTTCGGGTACGGGAAATAG